In Oryza sativa Japonica Group chromosome 8, ASM3414082v1, the sequence GGTCGGGGTCAGGCGCCTGGAGGAGGCGATTCATGGCGTCATGGTGCGCCGTGTGGCGCCCGACTAGCTCCCCTTCGTCGCCGGGGGGTCGTTCTGGGTTCCCCCCATGCGGCAGCCCCACGGGGTCGCGAACCTCGTCGGCCGGATCACGGCGGCAGCCGGGGGCGATGCGGAGGTGGTGGCCGGAGGGCTCGCGTACGAGCCAGAGGTATACGCGCCCatgatggaggaggaggcgctctCCTTCTCCACCGCTTGGGGCGTCAGCGTTCTACTTCGTGtttgtgtaatttttttcaaaaccgTGACCAATTAGCAAAAACATCGCCTTTCCATTTGAAGCTTAGAGTCTGTACTATATGCATCTAAGCACAAGCCTCATGATTTAGTTCTATCTTTAAGGCTTGTGCTTAGATGCACATAGTACTGACTCTAAGCTTTAAATGGAAAGGCGATGTTTTTGCTAATTGGTCACGGTTTTGAAAAAAACACAAACATCTAACCACGGGCTTGAACCTAGGCTTTGTATGGCCAAGCCAAGTCGTGGTAAAGCTACCGCTTATCTCATTTCTTGACGGTGAAGCTATGGAACCACCTGTGCCAGTGCGCGGCATGTCGCTCCGCCACTGGCGGCATCAAACCTTGCCACCACCTAGTTGTATGTAATCGAGCTGTAATATCGATCTGTAACCTTGCCACCACACTCTTCTTTCGAAGAGTTATATTGAATTTTAAGATTTAATGGGTTGTAACTTGATAGTAAGATATAATTTCTCAGCTTCGATGGTACATGACAGGGAGCTTCCTGAGATCCTTCCCTTTATTTCGTATATATGGTTGTAATTTTCTGCTGAGTTCGTTGCAGCAAGCTAGCCTTTTCCAAGGTTGTTTAACTGGGAGACTTTGTGGCATTACGCGAGTGATGTCCCTTTCAATTAGCTGTTAGCTTTGTTATCCTCCTCTCTTGCGACCGCTGTCAATTAATATGTATATTAATTTCAACTGTTGTTTTCCGTCATACTTAACGCGCAAGTCTTTTTGTGTTCGCTGTAATTTTGCTGTGTTGTTTGTTTTCCTATCCAATTCATATGTGTATGCATACCGACCtacaaaggctgtgtttagttcagcgcaaagtttgaatttggttaaaattagagatgatgtgactgaaaagttgtgtgtgtatgataggttgatgtgatggaaaaggactgaagtttagatccaaactttggatctaaacacagccaaattAAGATGCGCCGAGTAGTTGTGAAAGAGAAGCTAGTTAATTCGGTCATACTTTGATATGGACGTGTAGCTGGTTTGTCACTCCATCTATGAGAGACtctatccacctatacttcaaataaaattttatcttaaactactcatccgatctacgatccgattacaccgttgtgttcataacaattaaatatttataacaagatctcacatgattatattttgatgaaaaattataaattatttttataatatatctaaattacttttagatttcactaaattacttcttcgacatataaaagtaaattcaataaagcttaaaagtattttacatatattatagaagtaacttataacaaaaagaaagtaactttaatgccTGCCTTTTTTCATTGGACGTGACTGCTGGTTTGTACTCCAATAGTATAATAGTATGTATCTTTTTTTAATctctttaataacttatatcttttaaatcacatattgtttttaagatctatttgcatcattttactccactcaaaatatgtgacaaaacaATATTCATATTGAAAATATTctcattttattaatttaaaagtaatttattacatgTTATAAAGAAACTATTACATCTTATACATGGTTAATTCTTATTATTTATTCTATCAATGTTATTTACAATCCATCAACggttttatcttcttttctcattctacataaaaaaaaacaaaaatgaaaggaaaaaaacaatcagTGATTAAACAGATTTATAGAGAGTTACTTCTGAACCATGCAAAAGTTACTTCTaattaacattgaagttacttttaaaaattgttaaacttacGCGTGTTGATCTGTGCTGATTAATTTTAATATCTAGATAAAGTTATATTTTTATCCCTgcaacgaatttacttctaatgtcattacaaagttacttccgttttgttttaagatacttttataatatatgtaaattacttttagactttattgaatttacttttatatgtctaagaagtaacttagtcaaatctaaaagtaacttatatactatatgataaaagtaacttacgtatataataaaagtaatttacaaatataaatattttttcatcgtaatataatcatgtaagatcttgctgtgaagatttaattataacgaacacaatggtgtaatcggattgtagattagataaataatttgagagaaaactttataagaagaaagaaaaagacatGAATGTCTAAGAGGAAAATCAGCATGCACGTCACCACGTGTAGCAGTACCCAAACCGAGAGGCTAATTACCATGAACTGTTCCTAACGGAGTGCGGGATACTTAACGCGTACGTCGCGATGGAGGGTTCCGCGGCTACTGACGTGTTTACGGTGGCACGCGACGCGATAGGCGATAGCCGATAAGTAATTAATAGGCAAGTAGTATTAATTGGCTAGGTAGAGTAGGCGAGGTCGAGGAAAATCCTCAGTAGTATAGTATATAGTACTGACGAGATCGGCCCGGGGAGGCACGTGCTCGCGGCGATCGATCACAGATTTCATTCTTGTATACAGTACGCGTTCATGGAGGCCTTGGCGTCGTTCATGGATTTGGAGGGGCGGCCCCATCAGCATCGGTGGTcgatgaggaggggcggcggcctctTCTTCCCGCAGATCAGCAGCGCTGCCGGAGAATTAGGCTGGTCCAGCGATAGCTCCACGGCTTCGAGCCCGGCGCCCTCGACGTTGTCGTCTTCTTGCATGTCATCCCCttggggcggcggcagcggccgctgGTCAGcttctccggctccggcggcgtcATCCGGGCTCCACCAGATGGTCCGCGACAACTACACGCAAGGACTCATCCGGGcgttcggccgccgccgccatgacgAAGCTCTCCTCCACAAGTGGTTCTCGCAGCTGGACGTCGAGTGGGTTCTGCTCCTCCACGCCGGACAAAGAGATCTAGACTCCTCCTCCGTCGAAGATTTGATGGCGTTGATGGAGCGGTGGATGAGAGCTCTCCTAATCATGGTGCAGGTCCTCTCCATGACGCTGCTCGAGCTCCGAGACAGAAGGTCGTCGTCATCACTCGCcggcaccgacgacgacgatgccttCCTGCTTCGCACAAAGGGATCGGCAGGCAACAGGTCACCGGCACCGGAGCTGCCGGACTTCGTGTGCGTGCAGGAGGTTGTGCAGTTCGCGGAGGCGAGCATCCTCAGGATGCTGGCCTTCGTCGACGCCATCACACTAGCCGCTCTCAAcgacgaccaccgccgccgccaccgggagCCGGAGATGCTCCCGGGGATGCTGTACCTCTACGACTGCTTCTCCGACGCCTCGCCAACCGTCCTCGCCTTCTTCAAAGAGGCATCCGATgtcctccggctccggctccgggaAGAATGAGGCGCGGCCGGGGCCGGCATTTGACGACGCCATCAATGGCATCTTCTCGCGGAAGAGGTCCAAGCTGAGTGATGCTATCTGGGGAATGATGGAGAAGGTTCGGGCATCCTTCCTGATGGACACCTTCTGGCAAGTCTCACCGGACGCAGCTGATGATGAACTACATCGCACTTGTTTGGTGCAACGGAGACGTGCTCAAATTCATCCTACAGGATCACCACTTCCGCTTGTTCATCTCCGACACCGAGGGCTTCAACGCGGTGGTGAACCTAATCACCGATATGATCTCCTGCCTCAGGAGCAAGCTCGAGGAAGCATCCCTTCTCATCTCGGACCCGGGATTGCGGTGCATATTCTTGCTCAACAATTGGCAGCTTGTCTTGCGCCGCGTTGAATCCATGGACCTGCCATCTTCGGCCCTGATAGAAACAAGCATGACACAGAGGTACATAGATACTTACCTCCATGTCTCCTGGTCCCCTCTGCTGAGTTGCCTGTTCATTGAAAACCCTTCTATTAGTCTTGGAAAGACAAGAGCCGGCAAACCTTTCGGCTTTCGAAGATACTTGTCACTTGATAGGTTTGAGTCAGAATTCCAAAGAACCTACACAAATCACAAGTTTTGGAAGGTTCCAAACCCTGACCTTCGGCAGAGACTGCGTCAAGCCATCGTCCAGAAAGTCGTCACACACTATAGCATGTATCTAGAGGAGCGAGCAGCAAGGGGAATGCACAATCAACCGCCCAAGTCCACGCCCGAGCAGTTGAAGGAGTTGTTGGATGAATTATTTGAAGGATGATGATGAGTTCAATGCAATTGCTATGGAAAATTCACCTCAATAACTTAGGCATTTCAGTTGACTCTTTCTCACCATTGGTTACGCGCTTAAAGGTTTGTGCTCTAGTCAACACTCACTCTATGGtcgtc encodes:
- the LOC107278602 gene encoding uncharacterized protein, whose amino-acid sequence is MEALASFMDLEGRPHQHRWSMRRGGGLFFPQISSAAGELGWSSDSSTASSPAPSTLSSSCMSSPWGGGSGRWSASPAPAASSGLHQMVRDNYTQGLIRAFGRRRHDEALLHKWFSQLDVEWVLLLHAGQRDLDSSSVEDLMALMERWMRALLIMVQVLSMTLLELRDRRSSSSLAGTDDDDAFLLRTKGSAGNRSPAPELPDFVCVQEVVQFAEASILRMLAFVDAITLAALNDDHRRRHREPEMLPGMLYLYDCFSDASPTVLAFFKEASDVLRLRLREE